The Solenopsis invicta isolate M01_SB chromosome 3, UNIL_Sinv_3.0, whole genome shotgun sequence region acttaCAGTAGGATCGCGGATTGACGTTAAACTAGGAATTAATTGTTTCTTAGGAAAAGCTCCAATTAGGGGaagaattctatttttaaatatttcactttCAGTAACTGCAGTTGATGCTCCcgactcttttattttattatataatctgAGAAAAAGTGCATATTTTCCAGTGAAAATTAATAtgctacaaaatatttatttgtgtctcaaaatatatatatatatatatatatttttttttacctttgtaTTCGTTGGCAGGTTGGTTCATCagcatgtataatttttatcgttGCAATATGCAACACTTTTGACTGTTGTAATAACACGAAATCTTTCTTTGGATGAAATTGTATTGATATTTCTTGGGGTTTATCAACATTAAGTATTGCTTCTTTTGGATTTACATGCCAACTAGAATCCATTGTTGGAGAAATAActgcaatatataaatatgtttatctttatataattcatataaaaatgacaatacaTAGAGAGAAAATAGAGGAATTAGTTTAGTCAAACCTTTTGGTATAACCATGATCTTGGCAAATGATGGTAAGTCgcctatattatataatataaaatttgtatttaaagtcGTAGTTCCATAATACAAATTGCCTAATAGCAAAGATAGTTTTCCACTTGCATTTTCAACTACATCTAAGATTTCCACTTTGCTGTAGCCACCGTATCCATACAAAAATATCTGccaatttaaattgtaaatagtcctcctaaatttattaaaaaattaaaacaattaaaattagcaataaatcaCTTACTTGTTTATATTGTTGAGAAATGTTACTCTCTCTTCTgtataacttaataataatttttgcagccATCTCTCCAACAGTGTATGGATTAAACACAACTGCGAGTTCCCTTCTTTCTTGAGGTTGCATTACCAGTATCATGCTTGTATACATTGTTTGTTTGTCACCAAAGAACtacatatagaa contains the following coding sequences:
- the LOC105203579 gene encoding uncharacterized protein LOC105203579, with the protein product MVIPKVISPTMDSSWHVNPKEAILNVDKPQEISIQFHPKKDFVLLQQSKVLHIATIKIIHADEPTCQRIQRLYNKIKESGASTAVTESEIFKNRILPLIGAFPKKQLIPSLTSIRDPTQYLSDLCTGVHQDEIMLTVKVCADDTSLLHCDTDVLEPYYSLVVNDATLVDGTGGGSSTLLKPL